One Haloterrigena salifodinae DNA window includes the following coding sequences:
- a CDS encoding complex I NDUFA9 subunit family protein, whose translation MKILVAGGTGFIGTPLCTELHERGHEVTALSRDPSNADLPAGVDRVAGDISAYDSIAETVAGHDAVVNLVSLSPLYQPPDEDAHERVHLGGTANLVRAAEDGGVNRFLQMSGLGADPDADTEFLRTKGAAEDVVTESRLAWTIVRPSVVFGDDAEFLEFTKQLTTPYVTGLPGGGKTRFQPIWVGDLVPMLADVLDDDTHVGETYEIAGPQIVTLADATELSYAAEGKSVSIVSIPMSLAKFGLSAIDPVPFLPFGADQARSLEINNTVVTNDVSAFGVSEDELTTLGSYLGVDAAGRRQASRPSP comes from the coding sequence ATGAAGATCCTCGTCGCCGGCGGTACCGGTTTCATCGGCACGCCCCTCTGTACGGAGCTCCACGAGCGGGGTCACGAGGTGACGGCGCTGTCTCGCGATCCCAGCAACGCCGATCTTCCCGCAGGCGTCGATCGGGTCGCGGGCGACATCAGTGCTTACGACTCGATCGCCGAGACGGTCGCGGGTCACGACGCCGTCGTCAACCTCGTCTCGCTCTCGCCGCTGTACCAGCCTCCCGACGAGGACGCCCACGAGCGGGTTCACCTCGGGGGCACGGCGAATCTCGTCCGGGCGGCCGAAGACGGCGGCGTCAATCGATTCCTCCAGATGAGCGGGCTCGGGGCCGATCCGGACGCCGACACCGAGTTCCTCCGCACCAAGGGTGCTGCCGAGGACGTCGTCACCGAGTCGCGGCTCGCGTGGACCATCGTCCGTCCCTCCGTCGTGTTCGGTGACGACGCCGAGTTCCTCGAGTTCACGAAACAGTTGACGACGCCGTACGTGACGGGGCTTCCCGGCGGCGGAAAGACGCGGTTCCAGCCGATCTGGGTCGGCGATCTGGTTCCGATGCTCGCCGATGTCCTTGACGACGATACCCACGTCGGCGAGACCTACGAGATCGCCGGTCCCCAGATCGTCACGCTCGCGGACGCGACCGAACTGTCCTACGCGGCTGAGGGGAAATCCGTCTCCATCGTCTCGATCCCCATGTCGCTGGCGAAATTCGGACTCTCCGCGATCGATCCCGTCCCGTTCCTCCCGTTCGGCGCGGATCAGGCCCGGTCGCTCGAGATAAACAACACCGTCGTCACCAACGACGTCTCCGCGTTCGGCGTCTCCGAGGACGAACTGACAACGCTCGGGTCGTATCTCGGCGTCGACGCGGCCGGCCGACGGCAGGCGTCCCGACCGTCGCCGTGA
- the cofG gene encoding 7,8-didemethyl-8-hydroxy-5-deazariboflavin synthase subunit CofG produces MFPGASEYGVDIAVDDAAVEDLLEVTPADVDAPPALTFSRNVFVPLTTACRYTCTYCTYFDPPGQASLLSLEEVREICQRGADAGCTEALFTFGDDPDDRYTEIHAQLEEWGHDSIHGYLREACEVALEEGLLPHANPGDQTREQMAEVADVNASMGVMLETTTEVQAHGGPRSKEPGQRLRTIENAGKLDVAFTTGILVGIGESWRDRAESLLAIRELHERYDHIQEVIVQPVVDNERWSEGSPDLATMRHVTAMARVALPEEISVQVPPNLAPAKELIDCGVDDLGGVSPVTDDHINPEYEWPALRELEEIADSAELPLGERLPVYERFLPEELRTDEFDGVAADGTAGAAGDRDPNADREWISPTIRDALAADDEAGRRYRAVLKSAVGR; encoded by the coding sequence ATGTTCCCCGGGGCGAGCGAGTACGGCGTCGACATCGCGGTCGACGACGCGGCGGTCGAGGACCTCCTCGAGGTCACGCCCGCCGACGTCGACGCGCCGCCCGCGCTGACCTTCTCGCGAAACGTCTTCGTGCCGCTGACGACGGCCTGCCGCTACACCTGTACCTACTGCACGTACTTCGATCCACCCGGACAGGCCTCGCTGCTCTCGCTCGAGGAGGTCCGCGAGATCTGCCAGCGGGGGGCCGACGCGGGCTGTACCGAGGCGCTGTTCACCTTCGGCGACGACCCCGACGACCGCTACACCGAGATCCACGCGCAACTCGAGGAGTGGGGCCACGACTCGATTCACGGCTACCTGCGCGAGGCCTGCGAGGTCGCCCTCGAGGAGGGGCTGCTTCCCCACGCCAATCCGGGCGATCAGACCCGCGAGCAGATGGCCGAAGTGGCGGACGTCAACGCCAGCATGGGTGTGATGCTCGAGACGACCACCGAGGTTCAGGCCCACGGCGGCCCGCGCAGCAAGGAACCGGGCCAGCGCCTGCGAACGATCGAGAACGCCGGGAAACTCGACGTCGCCTTCACGACCGGCATCCTCGTGGGGATCGGCGAATCGTGGCGCGACCGAGCCGAGAGCCTGCTCGCGATCCGCGAACTGCACGAGCGCTACGACCACATCCAGGAAGTGATCGTCCAGCCCGTCGTCGACAACGAGCGCTGGTCGGAGGGCTCGCCCGACCTCGCGACGATGCGCCACGTGACGGCGATGGCTCGCGTCGCCCTCCCCGAGGAGATCTCGGTTCAGGTGCCGCCGAACCTCGCGCCCGCAAAGGAACTGATCGACTGCGGCGTCGACGATCTGGGCGGGGTCTCGCCCGTGACGGACGACCACATCAACCCCGAGTACGAGTGGCCCGCCCTACGCGAACTCGAGGAGATCGCCGACTCGGCGGAGCTGCCGCTGGGGGAGCGACTCCCGGTCTACGAGCGGTTCCTGCCCGAGGAGCTTCGAACCGACGAGTTCGACGGCGTCGCCGCCGACGGGACCGCGGGCGCCGCGGGCGACCGCGATCCGAACGCCGATCGCGAGTGGATCTCGCCGACGATCCGCGACGCCCTCGCGGCCGACGACGAGGCCGGACGGCGGTATCGGGCGGTGCTCAAGTCGGCCGTCGGCCGCTGA
- the cofH gene encoding 7,8-didemethyl-8-hydroxy-5-deazariboflavin synthase subunit CofH, whose protein sequence is MERPVTEADLTFDHVPQTDQSFENALEKARDGDRLTVDDAIELFTTGTDSEGIDQRRKERVLEAADRRRAEVVGEEVTFVANLNNNVTTACNVGCLFCNFKDAAHTFESDAEVETAGFTKTPDESREIVADAVDRGIYEVTSVSGLHPAFALDAEHREILEAHPEPKEINYKPPERYDTSPGTYTDQIAAMSVDGVHVHSMTPEEAYHARRGTDWSYEEVFRRLKDAGLDTVPGTAAEILVEEVRDVICPGKIGTEEWLEAMEAAANVGLGMTATIMYGHVENEAHRALHLKRIRDLQDRTGNITEFVPLSFIHQNTPLFEHDVVSSGASIDEDELMIAVSRLFLDNVDHVQSSWVKYGDEQGLKMLSCGADDYMGTILSEEITTRAGGEHGEFRSFEDYVEMITSIGRVPVERSTDYETRRVIDPEDPPFGPQLGPKADGTPLLTADERAERALPADD, encoded by the coding sequence ATGGAGCGACCGGTGACCGAGGCCGACCTCACGTTCGACCACGTCCCCCAGACCGACCAGTCCTTCGAGAACGCACTCGAAAAAGCCCGCGACGGCGACCGGCTCACCGTCGACGACGCCATCGAGCTGTTCACGACTGGCACCGACAGCGAGGGCATCGACCAGCGGCGCAAGGAGCGAGTCCTCGAGGCCGCCGACCGCCGGCGCGCCGAGGTCGTCGGCGAGGAGGTTACCTTCGTCGCCAACCTGAACAACAACGTCACGACCGCCTGCAACGTGGGCTGTCTGTTCTGTAACTTCAAGGACGCCGCCCACACCTTCGAGAGCGACGCCGAGGTCGAGACCGCCGGCTTCACGAAGACGCCCGACGAGTCCCGTGAAATCGTCGCCGACGCCGTCGATCGAGGCATCTACGAGGTCACTTCGGTCTCCGGTCTCCACCCCGCATTCGCGCTCGACGCGGAACACCGCGAGATCCTCGAGGCCCACCCCGAGCCCAAGGAGATCAACTACAAGCCGCCCGAACGCTACGACACGAGCCCCGGCACCTACACCGACCAGATCGCGGCGATGAGCGTCGACGGCGTCCACGTCCACTCGATGACCCCCGAAGAGGCCTACCACGCCCGCCGCGGGACCGACTGGTCCTACGAGGAGGTCTTCCGACGGCTGAAAGACGCCGGCCTCGACACCGTTCCCGGGACGGCCGCCGAGATTCTCGTCGAGGAGGTTCGCGACGTCATCTGTCCCGGCAAGATCGGCACCGAGGAGTGGCTCGAGGCGATGGAGGCCGCCGCCAACGTCGGCCTCGGAATGACGGCGACGATCATGTACGGCCACGTCGAGAACGAAGCCCACCGCGCCCTGCACCTGAAACGGATCCGCGATCTGCAGGACCGGACGGGGAACATCACCGAGTTCGTCCCCCTCTCCTTTATCCACCAGAACACGCCGCTGTTCGAACACGACGTGGTCTCGAGCGGCGCGAGCATCGACGAGGACGAACTGATGATCGCCGTCTCGCGGCTCTTCCTCGACAACGTCGACCACGTCCAGTCCTCGTGGGTCAAGTACGGCGACGAACAGGGGCTGAAGATGCTCTCCTGCGGCGCCGACGACTACATGGGAACGATCCTCTCCGAGGAGATCACGACCCGCGCCGGCGGCGAGCACGGCGAGTTCCGCTCGTTCGAGGACTACGTCGAGATGATCACCTCGATCGGCCGCGTCCCGGTCGAGCGATCGACCGATTACGAGACGCGACGGGTCATCGACCCCGAGGACCCGCCGTTCGGTCCGCAACTCGGGCCGAAGGCCGACGGCACGCCACTGCTCACCGCGGACGAACGCGCCGAGCGGGCGCTACCGGCCGACGACTGA
- the cofC gene encoding 2-phospho-L-lactate guanylyltransferase codes for MQVVVPFAATEPKTRLADVLTPPERSAFARAMLADVLTAVVEAGHEPMVLATAPLDPATLDLEADVRDAVAVAVDERPLTEAVNARLPERGDDDPVAVVMADLALTTAVALEALFAVAADVAVVPGRGAGTNALVVDHPEFRVDYHGASYLDHREIARDVGATLETVDSFRLGTDVDEPADLVEVLVHGTETDRAPARLREFGFELERTDGRVTVARLEESCPE; via the coding sequence ATGCAGGTCGTCGTCCCGTTCGCCGCGACGGAGCCGAAGACCCGGCTCGCCGACGTCCTCACGCCCCCGGAGCGGTCGGCGTTCGCGCGCGCCATGCTCGCGGACGTTCTGACCGCGGTCGTCGAGGCGGGCCACGAGCCGATGGTCCTCGCGACGGCGCCGCTCGACCCCGCGACGCTCGACCTCGAGGCCGACGTCCGGGACGCGGTTGCGGTCGCGGTCGACGAACGGCCGCTCACCGAAGCGGTCAACGCGCGGCTGCCCGAGCGCGGTGACGATGACCCCGTGGCCGTCGTCATGGCCGATCTCGCGCTGACGACCGCCGTCGCGCTCGAGGCGCTGTTCGCCGTCGCGGCCGACGTCGCGGTCGTCCCGGGTCGGGGCGCCGGGACGAACGCGCTCGTCGTCGACCACCCCGAGTTTCGCGTCGACTACCACGGCGCGTCCTACCTCGATCACCGCGAGATCGCCCGCGACGTCGGGGCGACCCTCGAGACGGTCGATTCGTTCCGGCTGGGGACCGACGTCGACGAGCCCGCGGACCTCGTCGAGGTGCTCGTCCACGGGACCGAGACCGACCGCGCGCCCGCCCGGCTCCGCGAGTTCGGGTTCGAACTCGAGCGAACCGACGGCCGCGTGACCGTCGCACGACTCGAAGAATCCTGTCCAGAGTAA
- a CDS encoding tubulin/FtsZ family protein, with protein sequence MKLAMIGFGQAGGKIVDRFLDYDDRTGSGIVRAAIAVNSAKADLMGLKNIPQENRVLIGQARVKGHGVGADNELGAEVAEEDIDEVQNAIDAIPTHEVDAFLVVAGMGGGTGSGGAPVLAKHLKRIYTIPVYGLGVLPGTDEGGIYTLNAARSFQTFVREVDNLMVFDNDSWRQTGESVEGGYEQINEEIVRRFGILFGAGEVGDGQEVAESVVDSSEIINTLSGGGVSTVGFASEEVDLNTGGGLLSRFTGDGGGDDNLDAANTTNRITSLVRKAALGRLTLPCEIEGTERALLVLAGPSEYLNRKGIERGRKWLEEETGSMEVRGGDYPREEPEVAAAILLSGVTNVPRIKRLQQVAIEAQDNIDDIQQESEENLEELVEDDEDELEPLF encoded by the coding sequence ATGAAGCTGGCGATGATCGGATTCGGACAGGCTGGTGGCAAGATCGTCGATCGATTCCTCGATTACGACGATCGGACGGGTAGCGGAATCGTCCGCGCGGCGATTGCCGTTAACTCCGCGAAAGCGGACCTCATGGGCCTGAAGAATATACCACAGGAGAATCGAGTACTCATCGGCCAGGCCCGGGTAAAGGGCCACGGCGTGGGTGCAGACAACGAGCTCGGCGCGGAAGTCGCCGAGGAAGACATCGACGAGGTGCAAAACGCCATCGACGCGATTCCGACCCACGAGGTCGACGCGTTTCTGGTTGTCGCCGGGATGGGCGGCGGAACCGGATCCGGCGGCGCCCCGGTGCTCGCGAAACATCTCAAGCGAATCTACACGATCCCCGTCTACGGACTCGGCGTCCTGCCGGGTACGGACGAAGGCGGCATCTACACGCTCAACGCGGCCCGTTCGTTCCAGACGTTCGTCCGCGAGGTGGACAACCTCATGGTCTTCGACAATGACTCGTGGCGACAGACGGGCGAGTCCGTCGAAGGCGGCTACGAGCAGATCAACGAGGAGATTGTCCGGCGATTCGGCATCCTCTTCGGCGCCGGCGAGGTCGGCGACGGCCAGGAGGTGGCCGAATCCGTGGTCGACTCCTCCGAGATCATTAACACGCTCTCGGGCGGGGGCGTCTCCACGGTCGGCTTCGCCAGCGAAGAAGTCGACCTGAACACCGGCGGAGGCCTGCTCTCCCGGTTTACCGGCGACGGCGGCGGCGACGACAATCTCGACGCCGCGAACACGACCAACCGCATCACGAGCCTCGTCCGCAAGGCCGCACTCGGACGGCTGACGCTGCCCTGCGAGATCGAAGGCACCGAGCGAGCGCTGCTCGTACTCGCCGGCCCCTCGGAGTATCTCAACCGGAAAGGCATTGAACGCGGGCGGAAGTGGCTCGAAGAGGAAACCGGCAGCATGGAAGTCCGCGGCGGCGACTACCCCCGCGAGGAGCCGGAGGTCGCCGCGGCGATCCTGCTCTCGGGCGTGACGAACGTTCCCCGGATCAAGCGCCTCCAGCAGGTCGCCATCGAGGCCCAGGACAACATCGACGACATCCAGCAGGAAAGCGAGGAGAACTTAGAGGAACTCGTCGAGGACGACGAGGACGAACTCGAGCCGCTGTTCTAG
- a CDS encoding phosphoribosylaminoimidazolesuccinocarboxamide synthase, giving the protein MTSVKEFRIEEEATDEELGAGSFVFTDAYSVFDWGQMPDRIPDKGASLCTMGAFNFELLESEGVPTHYRGVVESGEVVPLEETSSPPWEMAIDLTQVPDLPHEGRSYDYDSYHDAAGSNYLVPLEIVFRNRVPVGSSLRRRTEPADHGLAFDEWPDEAVDLEEPIVEFTTKYEESDRQLDRAEADEIAGRADIEELESLAREVNRIVTEQAESAGLTHEDGKIECLYYDGEIRVGDVVGTFDENRFSYEGTQLSKEVLRQYHKRTQPDWVEAVDAAKAEAKRTDVADWKSLCDEEPEPLDDGVIETARDLYCAGANAYTGRELFDAPPLSSAIGAVRRL; this is encoded by the coding sequence GTGACGAGCGTCAAGGAGTTCCGGATCGAGGAGGAAGCGACCGACGAGGAACTCGGCGCGGGGTCGTTTGTCTTCACCGACGCCTACTCCGTCTTCGACTGGGGCCAGATGCCCGATCGCATCCCCGACAAGGGCGCCAGCCTCTGTACGATGGGCGCCTTTAACTTCGAACTGCTCGAGTCAGAGGGCGTTCCGACCCACTACCGCGGAGTCGTCGAATCGGGCGAGGTCGTCCCGCTCGAGGAGACCTCGAGCCCACCCTGGGAGATGGCCATCGACCTCACGCAGGTCCCCGATCTCCCCCACGAGGGCCGGAGCTACGACTACGACAGCTACCACGACGCCGCGGGATCGAACTACCTCGTCCCGCTTGAGATCGTTTTCCGGAACCGCGTCCCCGTCGGCTCGAGCCTGCGCCGCCGGACCGAGCCCGCGGACCACGGCCTCGCGTTCGACGAGTGGCCAGACGAGGCCGTCGACCTCGAGGAGCCGATCGTCGAGTTCACGACGAAGTACGAGGAGAGCGACCGCCAACTCGACCGCGCCGAGGCCGACGAGATCGCCGGCCGGGCCGATATCGAGGAGCTCGAGTCCCTCGCCCGCGAGGTCAACCGGATCGTCACCGAGCAGGCTGAATCGGCCGGACTGACCCACGAGGACGGCAAGATCGAGTGTCTCTACTACGACGGCGAGATCCGCGTGGGCGACGTCGTCGGCACGTTCGACGAGAACCGCTTCAGCTACGAGGGTACCCAGCTCTCGAAGGAGGTCCTCCGGCAGTACCACAAGCGTACCCAGCCCGACTGGGTCGAGGCCGTCGACGCCGCCAAGGCCGAGGCCAAACGGACCGACGTCGCCGACTGGAAGTCCCTGTGCGACGAGGAGCCCGAACCGCTCGACGACGGCGTCATCGAGACCGCCCGCGACCTCTACTGCGCCGGCGCGAACGCGTACACCGGTCGGGAACTGTTCGACGCGCCGCCGCTCTCGAGCGCGATCGGCGCGGTCAGGCGGCTCTGA
- a CDS encoding SDR family NAD(P)-dependent oxidoreductase — MRLDNKTAFITGAGSGLGREAATRFAEEGATIVAADIDLESAEETVDQVEEAGQDGAAVELDVRDADAVHATVDEAVEEFGLDIVVNNAGVSHQRTKIEEIDESERDRVIDVNVKGVWNGCHAAIPHFKEQGSGAIVNTASLAGVIGAPELGAYSLSKGAVVNFTRTVAAEVGPAGVRANAVCPGVTDTAMPRKNRTEAEWETAKEEMARYYPLKRLGRPEDIANAMLFLASDEADWITGQALVVDGGFSCS, encoded by the coding sequence ATGCGACTCGATAACAAGACGGCATTTATCACGGGCGCGGGATCCGGCCTCGGCCGCGAAGCGGCGACGCGGTTCGCCGAGGAGGGAGCGACGATCGTCGCCGCCGATATCGACCTCGAGAGCGCCGAGGAGACAGTTGATCAAGTGGAAGAAGCAGGCCAGGACGGAGCCGCCGTCGAACTAGACGTCCGCGACGCGGACGCGGTCCACGCGACCGTCGACGAGGCGGTCGAGGAGTTCGGCCTCGATATCGTGGTCAACAACGCGGGCGTGAGCCACCAGCGCACGAAGATCGAGGAGATCGACGAGAGCGAGCGCGATCGGGTCATCGACGTCAACGTCAAGGGCGTCTGGAACGGCTGTCACGCCGCGATTCCGCACTTCAAGGAGCAGGGGTCGGGCGCGATCGTCAACACCGCGTCGCTGGCGGGCGTCATCGGCGCGCCGGAACTCGGCGCCTACTCGCTGTCGAAGGGCGCGGTCGTCAACTTCACGCGGACGGTCGCGGCGGAGGTCGGCCCGGCCGGCGTCCGGGCGAACGCGGTCTGTCCGGGCGTGACGGATACGGCGATGCCCCGGAAGAACCGCACTGAGGCTGAGTGGGAGACCGCCAAGGAAGAGATGGCTCGCTACTATCCGCTCAAGCGCCTCGGGAGACCCGAGGACATCGCCAACGCGATGCTGTTCCTGGCGAGCGACGAGGCCGACTGGATCACCGGCCAGGCGCTGGTCGTCGACGGCGGCTTCTCCTGTTCGTAA
- a CDS encoding MoaD/ThiS family protein — MEITVYGPVRSATGAKTVSLEFDGGTVADAVAAFVDAYPRAEPHLYTDGDELRSSVRVTVDGERATMEDRVPTDASLTLMPAVQGGSR, encoded by the coding sequence ATGGAGATCACGGTGTACGGTCCGGTGCGGAGCGCGACCGGCGCGAAGACGGTTTCGCTCGAGTTCGACGGCGGGACCGTCGCCGACGCCGTCGCGGCGTTCGTCGACGCCTACCCGCGGGCGGAACCGCACCTCTACACTGACGGCGACGAACTGCGCTCGAGCGTCAGGGTGACGGTCGACGGCGAGCGTGCTACGATGGAGGATCGGGTTCCGACGGACGCGTCGCTGACGCTGATGCCCGCGGTACAGGGCGGTTCTCGGTAG
- the tmk gene encoding dTMP kinase, whose translation MLVTLEGLDGSGKTTVWETLQERYPDAVFTREPTNDSWYGDAVYRSIGDDDADSLAELFLYTADHADHLSRVIEPALERDDLVISDRYSDSRFAYQGATLEASDRLAVDDPLEYVVDVHEPFSIPPDLTIYLDVDPETAAERAGATNKFERADYLESVRDNYERLLEREPDRFVRVDATQEPDAVLEAVLSTLESALEDSDLESL comes from the coding sequence ATGCTGGTCACGCTCGAGGGACTGGACGGGAGCGGCAAGACGACGGTCTGGGAGACGCTACAGGAGCGCTATCCGGACGCGGTCTTCACGCGGGAGCCCACGAACGACTCCTGGTACGGCGACGCGGTCTACCGCTCGATCGGCGACGACGATGCCGACTCCCTGGCGGAACTGTTCCTCTACACGGCCGACCACGCCGACCACCTCTCGCGGGTGATCGAACCCGCCCTCGAGCGGGACGACCTCGTGATCTCCGATCGGTACTCCGACTCCCGGTTCGCCTATCAGGGGGCGACCCTCGAGGCGTCCGACCGCCTCGCCGTCGACGACCCGCTCGAGTACGTCGTCGACGTCCACGAACCGTTCTCGATCCCGCCGGACCTGACGATCTACCTCGACGTCGATCCCGAGACGGCCGCCGAACGCGCGGGCGCGACGAACAAGTTCGAACGCGCTGACTACCTCGAGTCGGTCCGCGATAACTACGAGCGACTTCTCGAGCGCGAGCCCGATCGATTCGTCCGCGTCGACGCGACCCAGGAGCCGGACGCGGTTCTCGAAGCGGTATTGTCCACGCTCGAATCGGCGCTCGAGGATTCGGACCT